The Halostagnicola kamekurae sequence GTTTGGAGGAAGTCCTAAACAAGTTAAGGATAGTCTGACTAATACCGAATTTGAGATTGAATATATAGATGAGGAAGTAGGAGGACGATCTATGATGAAGGCAACAAAATGACAACTGATCAGATGCGGACAAAAGTTTCGGTTATTGTTCCCGTGTATAATGATCCTAACGGAATACAGACGACGCTAGAATCCCTTCTCTCTCAAGAGTACAAGGGCTACAAAATCCATCCTATTGATAATGATTCGACTGACCAAACAAGGAAGGTTATACATAATATAGAATCTGATCATTGTAACCTTGTTCAATCATTTGAAGAAATCGATATCCAATCATCCTACGCTGCAAGAAATACGGGTATTAAACACTCTTCGGGAGATATCCTTCTCTTTCTCGACGCGGACATGTGGGTCGAAGAGGCCTGGATCGAGGACATGGTCTCGGCCCTCGAGTCTCGTGACTGCGACTATCTCGGCTGTAACGTCAAGATCGTTCCGGATACCGACTCGCCAACATTCTGGGAACGATACGAACAGGCCCTGTCGTTCCCCGTTGAGAGCTACCTCGAACACAAACACTTCGCGCCGACCTGTGCGCTCGCAGTTCGACGTGAAGTCTTCGAGGACGTTGGCCTGTTCGACCATAACCTCGAGTCGGGTGGTGACAAGGAGTTCGGCCAGCGCGTTCACGACGCTGGCTTCAAGCAGGGGTATGCTGGCGACATAACCGCCTATCATCCGGCTCGCGATTCGCTCGAGGAACTCCGCTCGAAGGCGCGACGGATCGGCCGCGGCCGAGCACAGATGCGTCGCCATCATCCGGAGGTCGGTGACTACGTGCATCCACTGCACCCGATACGGTTCCTGCCGCCGAGTCCGTGGCGACTCCGCCGCCGGTATGCCGATACGTCCGTCTCTGCGTCCGAGATGGTCGGCTTCTACGCGCTCGAGTACGGTCTGAAACTGACTCAGACGGCGAGTTCGATCTGTGAAACCGCCGATATTCACTGGGGGGAGTAGTTCGATGGCTACGATTATCGTTCCCGTTTACAACGATCCCAACGGAGTAGCGACGACCCTCGAGTCGCTCCGCGCACAACGAACCGGCCACGAGATCGAAATCATCGTTGTCGACAACGACTCTACCGACCGCACCCCCGAGGTCGTCCGATCCTACGAGGACGATCGAATCACTCTCGAGAACGAAACCGATATCCAATCTTCCTACGCCGCTCGAAACACCGGCATCCGAAACACCCACGCCGATATCCTTGCGTTCGTCGACGCGGACATGACCGTCCCCGAGGACTGGCTCGAGTCGGCCCTCGAAACCTTCCAATCCACGGACGCCGACTACATGGGCTGTAACGTCGAACTCACACTTCCCGATGATCCCTCGCTCGCAGCCCGATACGACCACCACACCGGCTTTCCAGTCGAGCAGTACCTCGAGCACCAACACTTCGCCCCGACTTGCTGTCTGTTCGTCCGTCGCGAGGTCTTCGAGGACGTGGGGCTGTTCGATCACCGCCTCGAGTCCGGCGGCGACAAGGAGTTCGGAAATCGGGTGCACGAGGCGGGCTACGACATGCACTTCGCCGACGACGTGACGATGTATCATCCAACCCGGAACACGCTCGGTGAGCACGTAAAGAAGGATCGCCGCGTCGGTCGCGGACTGTGCCAGCTCCAGCGGTTTCATCCCGAGCGCTACGGCACGCCCGGCGTTCCGCCGCGCCCGTCGGGAATCAAGTCGCCCGATTCGGACCTCGAGACGAGCGACCGACTTGCGTTCGGCGCGCTCTCGAAAACGCTCACGGCGGTTCGCGGCCTGGGGTACTATCGCGAGTATCTCACCGGCGACCGAGGCGGGACGCTCGAGGACAGGATCCCGCAACTCGAGTCCTAAACCGATAGCTCCCTCTTTCGAGGTGTGAGTGATAACCGAATTTGTGGCCGTCTAGCATACTGCCGTCGGTCCGCTCTCTCGAATTTCGACTTCGATTGTACTCAAGGGCCCCTCCGTCGCTTCCTTTGTAGCCCCATTACTCACTCATAGTAAATCTTGTTCCTCGACCAACTCTGACCGAGAAACCGAAAGCAACCCGTACAGATAGCCGAACCCGACGGCGGCCGTGAAGACGAAGATCGCCACGAGCTGTTTGACCTTCGCCAGCGACGGCCCGCCGACGAGGCTCCGCAGCCGATCGGGAACGAACTCGAGCATGAGCTGTTTGAGGTAGTCATTCTTGTCGCCCGCGGCTTCTGGCAACAACAGGTCCATGATCCGCTTCGAGTACCCCTGCCAGAACGACCGGAAGACGAGCCAGCGAAACTCGCCACGGTAGTCGAAGAGTTTGTGGTGGACGACTGCGTCGGTGTTGTAGATCACGCCGGTGCCGTACTTGTTCGCGATCCGAATGCAGACGGGCGCTTCGTGGGCCTGGATGTGTCTGTCGCCCTTGCGGCCGGTGTTCTGGTCGTAACCGCCGACGTTCAGGAAGACGTCGCGTCGGTAGGAGATGTTCGAGCCGTAGGTGTTTCGCAGCTCCTCCATGTGCTCGCCCATTCCGCGCTCGTCGCAGCCGACGAGCCAGTAGAACTCCGCGGGGAAGAAGTCGGGTTTCTCGGTGACCCAGTCGGCCGCGACGTGGCCGCCGACGGCGTTCGCGTCGGTCTGCTCGTAGACGCGAACGAGCTCGTCGATCCAGTCCGGTTCGGCGACGGCGTCGTCGTCGATGAACGCGACGACCTCCCCGTCGGCGAGTTCGGCCCCCTTCGTCCGGCTGTAGGAGATGCCCCGGTTCTCGTCGTTGCAGTGGACGACGACCCCCTCGCGGTCGCCGAAATCGTTCTCGACGCGCTCGAGGACGTCGTCGTTGCCGTCGACGACGAGCACAGTCTCGAGGGGGTCATAGCGCTGGGCGAGGACGCTTTCGACGCACTCCGAAAAGACGCCGTATCGCTCCATCGCGTACGTACAGATAACGACGGAGACCTTCATTACCGACTGATTGCGATGACCGGCGAATAAGCCTTTTCGTTCGCCGAGAGTCGACTCGAACCTGTGAGCGGCGACGGACCTGACGCTGGCGACGGTAAAACTCCACCTCGCGAAAACGGAGACAAACCGAGATTACCGCCGCAGCTCCGGATACCGGACGACGAGTAGATGGCAAAGCTTATTCCGGACTTGGGACACGTCCAAGTCAATGAGTACCGACACGGAACACGTCGGCGAGGACACGGAGTCCTCCGTCCTCGAGACGTTGAAACGGTGGTATCACATCCCCCTGATCGGGGTCGTGATGCTGTTTATGTACTGGGTCCGAATTCGACCCCGAGAGAATTTCACGTATCGAGACGGTTCGCCGATGCTGAGTGGCGTCGACTCGTACTACCAGTGGCGGACGATCAGGTGGACCGCGGATAACTTCCCGAACACGATGCCCTACGAGGTGTACACCGGGTTTCCGACCGGGACTTACGTCGGACAGTTCGGGACGCTGTTCGATCAACTCATCGCCACGGCGGCGATGATCGTCGGCCTCGGCGACCCGTCGCCGCAGACGCTCTTTACCGTCGCGCTCCTGTCGATTCCGCTGATGGCCGCGCTCGTCGCGGTGCCCGTCTTCTACATGGGACGGCGACTCGGCGGCACCGCCGGTGGCATCGTGTCGATCGTCGTCCTCTCGCTGTTCCCCGGGAGTTTCCTCGCCCGGAGCACCGTCGGCCAACTCGACCACCACGTCGGCGAAGTGCTGTTCATGGCCATCGCCGTCCTCGCGATGATGGTCGCGCTTCGCGCGGGCGAACGCGACAAACCCATCTACGAACTGCTCGTCGACCGGGACTGGAAGACGCTGAAGGCACCGGCGGTCTACAGCGCCCTCGCCGGACTTGCGGTCGCACTGTACATCTGGGTCTGGCCTTCCGGGGTCCTCCTGGTCGGCATTCTCGCCGCCTTCTTCACGGTCCAGCTCTGTCACGATTACGTCCGCGGGATTTCCCCCGATCACGTCGCCTTCGTCGGCGCGATCAGTATGGGCGTCACCGCGCTCGTCACGGCGCTGCTCATCGAGGAACTGGGTACGGGTACGACGAGCTTCAGTATCCTCCAACCGGTCGCCGCCCTGCTGGTCGGGTTCGGCTGTCTGTTCATGGCCTGGTTCGCGCGCCAGTGGGATTCGCGCGGTCTCGAGCGCCGGTATTACCCGGCGGCGATCGCCGGGATGATTCTGGTCACGTTCGCCGGAATGGCGGTGGTGCTTCCGGACCTCTTCGGGACGTTCACGAACAACTTCACCCGCCGAATGATACCGCTCGGCGACGCCACCACCGACGCGACGATTCAGGAGGCCCAGCGGCCTGACGCTTTCTTGTCCACGTACGTGTTCAACGAGTTCGGCGCGGCCTTCTACACGATGATCGTCGGGATGGTGTTTCTCCTTGCGCGGCCGTACTTCGGCCGCGAGTACCGCACGGAGCACACCCTGGTGATCGTCTGGGCCGTGTTCCTGACGAGTATGGCGGCGACGCAAGCCAGATTCGCGTACTACCTCGTGCTCCCGGTGGCGGTGCTCAACGCGGTGTTCATCGCGGATATCGCCCGCATGATCAACCTCGACGTCGAGCAGGGCCTCGAGAGCGTCAAACAGATCGAGACCTACCAGATCATCGTCGTCGGAATGGTCGTGTTACTCGTCTTCGCGTCGATCCCGCTCGCCGCCGCCGGCCC is a genomic window containing:
- a CDS encoding glycosyltransferase; translated protein: MRTKVSVIVPVYNDPNGIQTTLESLLSQEYKGYKIHPIDNDSTDQTRKVIHNIESDHCNLVQSFEEIDIQSSYAARNTGIKHSSGDILLFLDADMWVEEAWIEDMVSALESRDCDYLGCNVKIVPDTDSPTFWERYEQALSFPVESYLEHKHFAPTCALAVRREVFEDVGLFDHNLESGGDKEFGQRVHDAGFKQGYAGDITAYHPARDSLEELRSKARRIGRGRAQMRRHHPEVGDYVHPLHPIRFLPPSPWRLRRRYADTSVSASEMVGFYALEYGLKLTQTASSICETADIHWGE
- a CDS encoding glycosyltransferase, with protein sequence MATIIVPVYNDPNGVATTLESLRAQRTGHEIEIIVVDNDSTDRTPEVVRSYEDDRITLENETDIQSSYAARNTGIRNTHADILAFVDADMTVPEDWLESALETFQSTDADYMGCNVELTLPDDPSLAARYDHHTGFPVEQYLEHQHFAPTCCLFVRREVFEDVGLFDHRLESGGDKEFGNRVHEAGYDMHFADDVTMYHPTRNTLGEHVKKDRRVGRGLCQLQRFHPERYGTPGVPPRPSGIKSPDSDLETSDRLAFGALSKTLTAVRGLGYYREYLTGDRGGTLEDRIPQLES
- the aglG gene encoding glucosyl-dolichyl phosphate glucuronosyltransferase, with product MKVSVVICTYAMERYGVFSECVESVLAQRYDPLETVLVVDGNDDVLERVENDFGDREGVVVHCNDENRGISYSRTKGAELADGEVVAFIDDDAVAEPDWIDELVRVYEQTDANAVGGHVAADWVTEKPDFFPAEFYWLVGCDERGMGEHMEELRNTYGSNISYRRDVFLNVGGYDQNTGRKGDRHIQAHEAPVCIRIANKYGTGVIYNTDAVVHHKLFDYRGEFRWLVFRSFWQGYSKRIMDLLLPEAAGDKNDYLKQLMLEFVPDRLRSLVGGPSLAKVKQLVAIFVFTAAVGFGYLYGLLSVSRSELVEEQDLL
- a CDS encoding oligosaccharyl transferase, archaeosortase A system-associated, whose protein sequence is MSTDTEHVGEDTESSVLETLKRWYHIPLIGVVMLFMYWVRIRPRENFTYRDGSPMLSGVDSYYQWRTIRWTADNFPNTMPYEVYTGFPTGTYVGQFGTLFDQLIATAAMIVGLGDPSPQTLFTVALLSIPLMAALVAVPVFYMGRRLGGTAGGIVSIVVLSLFPGSFLARSTVGQLDHHVGEVLFMAIAVLAMMVALRAGERDKPIYELLVDRDWKTLKAPAVYSALAGLAVALYIWVWPSGVLLVGILAAFFTVQLCHDYVRGISPDHVAFVGAISMGVTALVTALLIEELGTGTTSFSILQPVAALLVGFGCLFMAWFARQWDSRGLERRYYPAAIAGMILVTFAGMAVVLPDLFGTFTNNFTRRMIPLGDATTDATIQEAQRPDAFLSTYVFNEFGAAFYTMIVGMVFLLARPYFGREYRTEHTLVIVWAVFLTSMAATQARFAYYLVLPVAVLNAVFIADIARMINLDVEQGLESVKQIETYQIIVVGMVVLLVFASIPLAAAGPWQVTGDNPEAGSPEPRPNAESIIWQESNAWLAENTPEPGNYAGADNASELAYDGTYENPPDNDYDYPEGAYGVMSWWDYGHLITTQAERIPHSNPFQQNARSSAAYLTADSEERGEMILETISSDANVDWADVSDEELETALEDANATDEEMRYVMIDSSMAGGKFDPITQWAGPDYQEYALPADYESGDTITAEDLSEREGEEYVEDESLYGQTMLSNLYFENAHNLEHYRLVHENNIQRTPFISYAIMDGDEVLVQDGQPQIGVNVRYTDAIGTQLSQIDEQSSYDVEIFDRRAGSAVKTFERVEGATITGTIEDEELAADDSAMITATLRLETTDGRVFGYAQEADIQDDGSYELTVPYSTSGDLGVEDGYANSSIDALDEYNLTVTADEGNLSYVEQYDGQVDVSETAVLEGESVDAGSLEAVEDGDVGEPANDVVDDGGNETDDGNQTDDTGGDGNQSDDGSSDNETVTDDGGNQTDDAQADTQDE